The Persephonella sp. IF05-L8 genome contains a region encoding:
- a CDS encoding anaerobic ribonucleoside-triphosphate reductase activating protein produces the protein MRIAGIQKFSLIDFPGKLSAVLFVQGCNFRCGYCHNRELVLPEYFSSTIPEEEVFQFLKNRVGKLQGVVITGGEPTIFTDLIQFIKKIKSLGFSVKLDTNGSNPEVLKEIIENKLVDYIAMDIKAPIGRYKEITGVETDTEKILSSVELIKNSGIDYEFRTTLIKDFHSLKEILQICQIIKGCKKYVLQNFNSSSSLVSQEYEKKSGFLQEEIKNLKNQLKKSCPNVAIRN, from the coding sequence ATGAGAATAGCAGGAATTCAAAAATTCTCTCTAATAGACTTTCCTGGAAAACTATCTGCTGTTTTGTTTGTTCAGGGATGCAATTTCAGATGTGGATACTGTCATAACAGGGAGCTGGTTTTGCCAGAATATTTTTCTTCTACGATACCAGAAGAAGAAGTTTTCCAGTTTCTCAAAAACAGAGTAGGAAAACTGCAGGGTGTTGTAATTACAGGTGGAGAACCTACAATTTTTACTGACCTTATTCAGTTTATAAAGAAAATAAAATCTCTGGGATTTAGCGTCAAGCTTGATACTAACGGTTCAAATCCTGAAGTTTTAAAAGAAATAATAGAAAATAAGCTTGTAGATTACATAGCAATGGATATAAAAGCTCCTATTGGCAGATACAAGGAAATCACTGGCGTAGAGACTGATACAGAAAAAATTTTAAGCTCTGTGGAACTTATCAAAAATTCAGGAATTGATTATGAGTTTAGAACAACGCTTATAAAGGATTTTCATTCCTTAAAAGAAATCCTACAAATATGTCAGATTATAAAAGGTTGTAAAAAATATGTCTTACAGAACTTTAATTCTTCATCATCTCTGGTATCCCAGGAATATGAGAAAAAATCTGGATTTTTACAAGAAGAAATTAAAAACTTAAAAAATCAGCTAAAAAAATCCTGTCCTAATGTCGCTATAAGGAATTAA
- the pdxA gene encoding 4-hydroxythreonine-4-phosphate dehydrogenase PdxA, whose amino-acid sequence MVKIAISLGDPAGISPEILVKGSKKLPEASYIIYGSQKAIEKAKEITGQSFEYALISSPEEANSQGFFLINIYDKDFQPGKPSIETGKAAILFLENAVKDILRKKADVLVTLPISKQYVMEAGFRFAGHTDYLAHVSGVKNYIMMLMCDELKVALATTHIPLKDVPKAIKKENIISKIKLLDRELKNKFRINSPKIAVLGLNPHAGDGGNIGTEEIEIIQPAIDTLRKEGFDIVGALSADTAFNRRDEFDAYFAMYHDQGLIPLKLLCFKKAINITLGLPFIRTSPDHGTGFDIAGKNIADPSSFVEAVKLAYKLATINSL is encoded by the coding sequence ATGGTAAAGATAGCAATCTCCCTTGGCGACCCTGCCGGTATTTCACCTGAAATTTTAGTAAAAGGTAGTAAAAAACTACCTGAAGCTTCCTACATCATTTACGGAAGTCAAAAAGCCATTGAAAAGGCTAAAGAAATAACAGGTCAAAGTTTTGAGTATGCTCTAATATCCTCTCCTGAAGAAGCTAACTCACAAGGATTTTTCCTGATAAATATTTATGACAAAGATTTCCAGCCGGGAAAACCCAGTATAGAAACGGGTAAGGCAGCTATTTTATTTCTTGAAAACGCAGTAAAAGATATACTTAGAAAAAAAGCTGATGTCCTTGTTACGCTTCCAATATCAAAACAGTATGTTATGGAAGCAGGCTTTAGATTTGCAGGGCATACAGATTATCTTGCCCATGTTTCAGGTGTAAAAAATTACATCATGATGCTTATGTGCGATGAATTGAAGGTTGCACTGGCAACAACCCATATTCCTCTAAAAGATGTTCCAAAAGCAATAAAAAAAGAAAATATAATCTCAAAAATAAAACTACTGGACAGAGAACTAAAAAATAAATTCAGAATAAACTCCCCTAAAATAGCTGTTCTGGGACTTAATCCCCATGCTGGAGATGGTGGGAATATAGGAACAGAAGAAATAGAAATTATCCAGCCAGCAATAGATACTCTCAGGAAAGAAGGCTTTGATATTGTAGGTGCTTTATCAGCAGATACAGCTTTTAACCGCAGAGATGAATTTGATGCATATTTTGCCATGTATCATGACCAGGGGTTAATTCCTCTAAAGCTTTTATGTTTCAAAAAAGCAATTAATATTACACTGGGACTTCCTTTTATCCGCACATCTCCAGACCACGGAACAGGATTTGATATTGCAGGTAAAAATATCGCAGACCCATCATCTTTTGTGGAAGCTGTTAAACTGGCCTATAAACTTGCCACAATTAATTCCTTATAG
- a CDS encoding sulfurtransferase TusB, producing the protein MVNNLWIIKRPADFPEADMLEDDDMIILIQDAVLRVPYIDNWAACKEDALARNIRIPEDKLLEYTEIIDIIEKANKVIVW; encoded by the coding sequence ATGGTGAATAATCTGTGGATAATAAAAAGACCTGCTGATTTTCCAGAAGCTGATATGCTTGAAGATGATGATATGATTATTCTTATCCAGGATGCAGTTTTAAGGGTGCCTTATATAGATAACTGGGCTGCCTGCAAAGAGGATGCCCTCGCAAGAAATATAAGAATTCCTGAAGACAAACTCCTTGAATACACAGAAATAATAGATATTATTGAAAAGGCAAACAAAGTAATTGTATGGTAA
- a CDS encoding DsrE family protein, whose translation MAKKKVVVIIKSNPFSWKAFEALRQSVGLSMEHSLSVIFLKDGVYTLTDWKPQMIGIEPIDKSMEALGMMEASIIAEEEAIRERGIKPKNWPVEVQVIPKDDICEIVKEAEVVITW comes from the coding sequence ATGGCGAAGAAAAAAGTAGTTGTAATAATAAAATCAAATCCTTTTAGCTGGAAAGCCTTTGAAGCCCTTAGACAGTCAGTAGGATTATCAATGGAACATTCCTTATCGGTAATATTCCTTAAAGATGGTGTTTACACACTTACAGACTGGAAACCGCAGATGATAGGGATAGAGCCTATTGATAAATCTATGGAAGCCCTTGGTATGATGGAAGCCAGTATTATAGCTGAAGAAGAAGCTATAAGAGAAAGGGGAATTAAACCAAAAAACTGGCCGGTGGAAGTTCAGGTAATACCAAAAGATGACATCTGTGAAATAGTCAAAGAAGCTGAGGTGGTGATAACATGGTGA
- a CDS encoding DsrE family protein, with translation MNLLIIMASNPYSHDFNTAVKLATASLERNHKTRIFFMGNGIYSIVRPEIKELVDKGAQVYYCAHNAEQRKIKPEEWAESSSMYGLSKLITEADKVIMLS, from the coding sequence ATGAACTTGTTAATAATAATGGCAAGTAATCCCTATTCACATGATTTTAATACGGCAGTTAAGCTTGCTACTGCGTCTCTGGAAAGAAATCATAAAACAAGAATATTCTTTATGGGTAATGGTATTTATTCAATAGTTCGCCCTGAGATAAAAGAGCTTGTAGATAAAGGGGCTCAGGTTTACTACTGTGCCCATAATGCAGAGCAGAGGAAGATTAAGCCTGAGGAATGGGCAGAAAGTAGCAGTATGTATGGTCTTTCTAAACTAATCACAGAAGCAGATAAAGTGATAATGCTCTCCTGA
- a CDS encoding sulfurtransferase TusA family protein has translation MSEIKVDRELDLKGEVCPFTFVKSKLIMEQMEPGQVLRVILDYKPSVENVPKSMREEGQEVLEINQIDDNLWEVIIRKVK, from the coding sequence ATGTCTGAGATAAAGGTTGATAGAGAGCTGGATTTAAAAGGTGAAGTTTGTCCATTTACTTTTGTAAAAAGTAAGCTAATAATGGAACAGATGGAGCCTGGACAGGTTCTCAGGGTTATCCTTGACTATAAACCTTCTGTAGAAAATGTGCCAAAAAGTATGAGAGAAGAAGGTCAGGAAGTTCTTGAAATAAACCAGATAGACGATAATCTCTGGGAAGTTATTATAAGGAAGGTAAAATGA
- the moeB gene encoding molybdopterin-synthase adenylyltransferase MoeB: MSFQFTEEQIKRYSRHIILPEVGGKGQQKLLQSKVLVVGAGGLGSPALYYLAAAGVGTIGIVDFDVVDFSNLQRQILHNTERVGKPKVESAKMTLEALNPDVNVIAYNERIHKGNVMDIIKDYDVVLDGSDNFPTRFLVNDACYFLGKPLVSAAILRFEGQLTTFDYRDKENSPCYRCLFPEPPPPGLVPSCQEAGLLGVVGGIMGTLQANEALKLILEIGEPLVGKLLVFDALTTEFNIVKLRKDKKCPLCGENPTIKELIEYDQACDIHF; the protein is encoded by the coding sequence ATGTCATTTCAGTTTACTGAGGAACAAATAAAAAGATACAGCAGGCATATAATACTTCCTGAAGTTGGAGGAAAAGGTCAGCAAAAACTCCTCCAATCTAAAGTTCTGGTTGTTGGAGCAGGTGGATTAGGTTCACCGGCTTTATACTATCTTGCAGCAGCAGGAGTTGGAACAATAGGAATAGTTGATTTTGATGTTGTTGATTTTTCAAATCTCCAGAGACAGATACTCCATAACACAGAAAGGGTAGGTAAACCAAAAGTAGAATCAGCAAAAATGACCCTTGAGGCATTAAATCCAGATGTTAATGTAATTGCATATAACGAAAGAATTCACAAAGGCAATGTAATGGATATTATCAAGGACTATGATGTTGTCCTTGATGGTTCAGATAACTTTCCAACAAGATTTCTTGTAAATGATGCCTGTTATTTCCTTGGAAAACCTCTTGTATCGGCAGCAATACTGAGATTTGAAGGGCAGCTAACAACATTTGATTATAGAGATAAGGAAAACTCACCATGTTATAGATGTCTTTTCCCTGAACCTCCACCTCCGGGACTTGTTCCTTCATGTCAGGAAGCAGGTCTTCTTGGTGTAGTAGGTGGAATAATGGGAACACTGCAGGCAAATGAAGCTCTTAAGCTAATTCTGGAAATAGGTGAGCCACTTGTTGGTAAACTACTTGTTTTTGATGCCCTGACAACAGAATTTAATATTGTTAAATTAAGAAAGGATAAAAAATGTCCTCTCTGTGGTGAAAATCCAACGATTAAAGAACTTATTGAATATGACCAGGCCTGTGATATTCATTTTTAA
- the tkt gene encoding transketolase: MENIDWLCINTIRVLSLDQIQTAKSGHPGMPLGASPMAYVLWDKFLRHNPKNPNWFNRDRFILSAGHASAMLYSLLHLYGYDLPLEELKRFRQWGSKTPGHPEYGHTPGVEATTGPLGQGFGMGVGMAIAECFLANYFNREGFNIIDHYTYAIVSDGDLMEGISSEAAALAGRLKLGKLIYLYDDNHITIDGPTDITWNEDIELRFKAHGWHVITVPDGEDLDAIYGAIKAAQDEKEKPSLIRIKTHIGWHSPKQDNPAVHGAPLSEEEAKATKKALGFPEDKMFYIPQEALNHFRKAIDRGRELEEQWNKMFEEYKKAYPELAAEFERFIKGELPEGWDEELPVYTDTSKKIATRSASGETLNALADKIPNIIGGSADLASSNKVVLKGKGEFYCDTPSGRNIHFGIREHAMGAAVNGMALHGGLIPFGATFFVFSDYMRASVRLAALMGVHSIFVYTHDSIGVGEDGPTHQPIEHLMSFRVMPDLTVIRPADANETVEAWKIAIREKKPVVLVLTRQNVPVLDPQKYDIKNGVQKGAYILEDDDNPDIILIGTGSEVHVCLGAAEILRKEGKKVRVVSMPSWELFFKQSEEYRKSILPSGTPKLAVEAGSSLGWKEIVGENGAVVGMESFGASAPGNVLMEKFGFTPENVANKAKELLGE, encoded by the coding sequence ATGGAAAATATTGATTGGCTGTGTATTAACACAATCAGAGTTCTATCATTAGACCAAATTCAAACAGCAAAATCAGGACACCCTGGAATGCCCCTTGGTGCATCGCCTATGGCTTATGTTCTGTGGGATAAGTTTCTGAGACATAATCCCAAAAACCCCAACTGGTTCAACAGGGACAGATTTATTTTATCAGCCGGACATGCATCTGCAATGCTTTATTCATTACTTCATCTTTATGGATATGATTTACCTCTGGAGGAGCTAAAAAGATTTAGGCAGTGGGGAAGCAAAACCCCGGGACATCCTGAATATGGACACACTCCCGGTGTGGAAGCAACTACAGGTCCTCTTGGACAGGGATTTGGAATGGGTGTTGGAATGGCAATTGCTGAGTGTTTCCTTGCAAACTACTTCAACAGGGAAGGATTTAATATAATTGACCATTACACTTATGCTATTGTTTCTGATGGAGATTTAATGGAAGGCATCTCCTCTGAAGCAGCTGCACTGGCAGGTAGATTGAAACTTGGAAAACTCATATACCTGTATGATGACAACCATATTACTATAGATGGTCCTACAGATATTACATGGAATGAAGATATAGAGCTTAGATTTAAAGCCCATGGCTGGCATGTGATTACTGTTCCAGATGGAGAAGATTTAGATGCAATTTATGGGGCAATTAAGGCAGCTCAGGACGAAAAAGAAAAACCTTCTTTAATCAGGATAAAAACCCATATAGGCTGGCACTCGCCTAAACAGGACAATCCTGCAGTTCACGGGGCACCTTTATCTGAAGAAGAAGCAAAAGCCACCAAAAAGGCTTTAGGATTTCCTGAAGATAAGATGTTTTACATTCCCCAAGAGGCATTAAATCATTTTAGAAAAGCTATAGACAGGGGAAGAGAGTTAGAAGAGCAATGGAACAAAATGTTTGAAGAATACAAAAAAGCCTATCCTGAACTGGCAGCTGAGTTTGAAAGATTTATAAAAGGAGAACTTCCTGAAGGCTGGGATGAGGAACTACCAGTTTATACAGATACATCTAAAAAAATAGCCACAAGGTCTGCCTCTGGAGAAACCTTAAATGCCCTTGCAGATAAAATTCCTAATATAATAGGCGGTTCTGCAGACCTTGCCTCATCTAATAAGGTTGTTTTAAAAGGCAAAGGTGAATTTTATTGTGATACTCCTTCAGGGAGAAATATTCACTTCGGTATTAGAGAACATGCTATGGGAGCTGCTGTCAATGGAATGGCTCTCCATGGTGGACTAATTCCTTTTGGTGCAACATTCTTCGTGTTTTCTGATTATATGAGGGCATCTGTAAGACTTGCTGCATTAATGGGTGTTCATTCTATATTTGTTTACACCCACGATAGTATTGGTGTAGGTGAAGATGGTCCAACACACCAGCCAATAGAACACCTCATGAGTTTCAGGGTAATGCCAGACCTTACGGTTATAAGACCTGCTGATGCCAACGAAACCGTTGAGGCATGGAAGATTGCAATAAGAGAGAAAAAACCGGTTGTTCTGGTTTTAACAAGACAAAATGTCCCTGTTTTAGACCCTCAAAAATATGACATAAAAAATGGTGTTCAGAAAGGAGCCTATATACTGGAAGATGATGATAATCCGGATATTATCCTAATCGGGACAGGTTCTGAAGTTCATGTATGCCTTGGAGCTGCTGAGATACTAAGAAAAGAAGGCAAAAAAGTCAGAGTTGTTTCTATGCCTTCATGGGAGTTATTCTTCAAACAATCGGAAGAATACAGAAAATCTATCCTTCCTTCAGGAACACCAAAACTGGCTGTTGAAGCTGGCTCATCTCTTGGATGGAAAGAGATTGTCGGAGAAAATGGAGCAGTGGTCGGTATGGAAAGTTTTGGTGCATCAGCCCCTGGTAATGTCCTTATGGAAAAATTTGGATTTACACCTGAAAATGTTGCAAATAAAGCAAAAGAGTTGCTGGGAGAGTAA
- a CDS encoding DUF481 domain-containing protein, with translation MFKRTFLIILGLPISVFAVSTNSYVLHGELSYVKTSGNSNTETFATKIQLKKEFKLNRFFGKGEFFYGKTNNKENTNKLYLLGRWERLLGDRLFVFLQGDYLRDKFSGYNYQTTWSGGLGYDVIKTKKHYLKGLTSIGYTFEDFKTGGSNDYTTGTVEIDYTWYILDNLKFIEEFKYRVNLEDTKTYFINSDTGIQVKINSHLSLGIGYRIAYQNNTPSPDVKKTDTTFLTSLIIDY, from the coding sequence ATGTTCAAAAGAACTTTTTTAATAATATTAGGATTGCCTATATCGGTATTTGCAGTATCCACAAATTCTTATGTTTTGCATGGGGAACTTTCTTATGTTAAAACTTCTGGAAATTCTAATACAGAAACATTTGCGACAAAAATACAGCTAAAAAAAGAGTTTAAACTCAATCGTTTTTTTGGCAAAGGAGAATTTTTCTATGGAAAGACAAATAATAAGGAAAATACTAATAAACTTTATCTTTTAGGTAGGTGGGAAAGGCTTTTGGGAGATAGATTATTTGTATTTTTGCAGGGTGATTATCTGAGGGATAAATTCTCCGGTTATAATTATCAAACAACCTGGTCAGGTGGTTTGGGTTATGATGTTATTAAGACTAAAAAGCATTATCTAAAAGGACTTACTTCTATAGGTTATACATTTGAGGATTTTAAAACTGGTGGAAGTAATGACTATACCACTGGAACAGTAGAAATAGATTACACATGGTACATTTTGGATAATTTGAAATTTATTGAAGAATTTAAATATAGGGTGAATTTAGAGGATACAAAAACCTATTTTATAAACTCTGATACAGGAATTCAGGTTAAAATTAATTCCCATTTATCATTAGGAATAGGCTACAGAATAGCCTACCAAAATAATACTCCTTCTCCGGATGTTAAAAAAACAGATACAACTTTTCTCACTTCATTAATTATAGATTATTAA
- a CDS encoding TonB-dependent receptor has translation MKKVLISALLSFPAFAYQLDNIKIEAGYGTKSEISQITSPVNVITGEEINEKHPFDFKDTIFNRNGFAFSSNGGFGQTVSIYLWGTHPKRTVLYIDGIRANDFTTPNQSAAYELFMMDDIQRIEIVKGIQSGVWGADAVGGVINIVTQKPEKGFHLKTSGLIGDYNTKKAGITLSYANEKIDMLLGYHWFKTSGFSAAEPLNKRWDEAGYERDPYRNETVNFKMGWNITPKDRVEAVVKNIDAVIHYDAAAAVDAKDYDDPFAFGISEYFNHYSQKFYKLQYDKKFKNNHLTLLFAKSKFSRTQYGGYEGEYREYTIKDKFNYSFGFVKFGFSRQNFIQSKDGYSIPKLSRYHNNGYYLTNLSKINRFYLSQSIRHDSYSVFKDKTTWKLGAKYLFNKDLYVSANWGTGYNVPTIDQLFNPYWGNENLKPENSIQWDIGAGYKGFSVSYFKFSIRDMIDYDFATSKYQNIPGKTKIKGIDASYSRYINLLNTFLRLNYTYLDSKDPKTGKRLARRPLHQIGFDVIWYPTEAVNIGFTGLYVDKRKDAYGENIGYYTVINAFANFNINKYLLAYVKLDNITDKFYQTVAGYATPDRSLYAGIQLKW, from the coding sequence ATGAAAAAAGTTTTAATATCAGCACTACTTTCATTTCCAGCCTTTGCCTATCAGCTGGACAATATAAAGATTGAAGCTGGATACGGTACAAAATCAGAAATTTCTCAGATAACCTCCCCTGTAAATGTGATAACAGGAGAGGAGATAAATGAAAAACATCCATTTGATTTTAAAGATACTATTTTCAACAGAAATGGCTTTGCTTTCAGCTCAAATGGTGGATTTGGTCAGACAGTTTCTATATACCTGTGGGGGACACATCCTAAAAGAACGGTTTTATATATTGATGGAATTAGAGCAAATGATTTTACAACCCCAAACCAATCAGCCGCTTATGAACTTTTTATGATGGATGATATTCAGAGGATAGAAATAGTGAAAGGTATCCAGTCCGGTGTATGGGGTGCTGATGCTGTAGGTGGAGTGATTAATATTGTCACTCAAAAACCTGAAAAGGGTTTTCATCTGAAAACCTCTGGGCTTATAGGTGATTACAACACAAAAAAAGCAGGGATAACTCTTTCCTATGCCAATGAAAAAATAGATATGCTTTTAGGCTATCACTGGTTTAAAACCTCTGGATTTTCAGCTGCAGAACCTTTGAATAAAAGATGGGACGAGGCAGGCTACGAAAGAGACCCATACAGAAATGAAACTGTTAACTTTAAAATGGGCTGGAATATTACTCCAAAAGATAGAGTTGAAGCTGTTGTAAAAAATATTGATGCAGTTATACATTATGATGCTGCAGCTGCCGTTGATGCAAAGGATTACGATGACCCGTTCGCTTTTGGAATTTCTGAATATTTTAATCACTACAGCCAGAAATTCTATAAGTTGCAGTATGACAAAAAGTTCAAAAATAATCATCTAACTCTTTTATTTGCCAAATCCAAGTTCAGCAGAACTCAATATGGGGGATATGAGGGTGAATACAGAGAATATACAATTAAAGATAAATTCAACTACTCCTTTGGATTTGTAAAATTCGGATTTTCCAGACAGAATTTTATTCAAAGTAAAGATGGGTATTCCATACCAAAACTTTCCAGATACCATAACAATGGTTATTATCTAACAAACCTTTCAAAGATTAATAGATTTTATCTTTCCCAGTCTATTAGACATGACAGTTATTCTGTCTTCAAAGACAAAACCACATGGAAGTTAGGGGCAAAATATCTGTTTAACAAAGATTTATACGTATCGGCAAACTGGGGGACAGGATACAACGTGCCTACAATAGACCAGCTTTTTAATCCTTACTGGGGAAATGAAAATCTAAAGCCAGAAAATTCTATACAATGGGACATTGGGGCAGGATATAAAGGATTTAGCGTAAGCTACTTCAAGTTTTCTATAAGGGATATGATTGATTATGATTTTGCCACAAGTAAATACCAAAACATTCCTGGTAAAACTAAAATAAAAGGAATTGATGCTTCATATTCGAGATACATTAATCTTTTAAATACATTTTTAAGACTAAACTATACCTATTTAGACTCTAAAGACCCAAAAACAGGAAAAAGACTTGCAAGAAGACCATTACATCAGATTGGTTTTGATGTTATCTGGTATCCGACCGAAGCTGTAAATATAGGATTTACAGGGTTATATGTTGATAAAAGGAAAGATGCATATGGAGAAAATATCGGCTACTACACAGTTATAAATGCCTTTGCTAACTTTAATATAAACAAATATCTGCTTGCCTATGTAAAGTTGGATAATATAACAGACAAGTTTTATCAGACTGTTGCAGGTTATGCCACACCAGATAGAAGTTTATATGCAGGTATACAGCTAAAATGGTGA
- a CDS encoding bifunctional ADP-dependent NAD(P)H-hydrate dehydratase/NAD(P)H-hydrate epimerase produces the protein MKLLKASEMAFADENTIKLTGIPSLVLMENAGRTAAQIILEKKDFNSAVVVAGSGNNGGDGLVIARYLLLAGKDVKVFILSDTTKKLSEDNRKNLEIFETFGGQVSLIGKDKLGKLRNAIKSADIVVDAIFGTGFKPPVKGYREKAIEIINNYASYVVAVDIPSGLSTDTGNIEGVHTKADITITFAYPKVAHVLYPACEFCGDVYVVDISIDHQYLKEIHRYLLEPVELVLPERKKNSHKYTYGHLLVIGGSKGKTGAPIMAAKSATAAGSGLVSVVIPEELDSIFETALIEEMSIPVDSKDGTFGKKAADQIKQIIKNGKFTSIAIGMGMSINQYTMQVVERILKEKMPVVIDADGLNNLAIIDGFKKLLQKRKYPTVLTPHIGEMSRLTGISTKEILDNMEDVVREFSTETKTYVVLKGSRTVISTPEGKVYYSIRGNEGMATAGTGDVLAGILGTMVYRLGAEEGTKTGVYLHGLSGDIASQYINKESMKATDLIKFIPDALDLLQNYQEKYTFYKHIDPLKEIL, from the coding sequence ATGAAGTTATTAAAAGCCAGCGAAATGGCTTTTGCAGACGAAAACACAATAAAGCTGACCGGAATTCCATCACTTGTTTTAATGGAGAATGCCGGTAGAACGGCAGCCCAAATAATCCTTGAAAAAAAGGATTTCAACTCTGCTGTTGTTGTTGCAGGAAGTGGGAATAATGGTGGAGATGGGCTTGTAATAGCCCGTTATCTGCTTCTTGCCGGCAAAGATGTGAAAGTTTTTATACTTTCAGATACCACCAAAAAATTATCAGAAGATAATAGAAAAAATCTTGAAATATTTGAAACCTTCGGCGGTCAGGTTAGTCTTATAGGAAAAGATAAATTAGGAAAACTCAGAAATGCAATAAAGTCTGCTGATATAGTGGTTGATGCTATTTTTGGCACTGGATTTAAACCACCTGTAAAAGGTTACAGGGAAAAGGCAATAGAAATCATAAATAACTATGCCAGCTATGTGGTTGCCGTTGATATACCATCAGGATTGTCAACAGATACAGGAAATATAGAAGGGGTTCACACAAAAGCAGATATAACCATAACCTTTGCTTATCCCAAGGTTGCCCATGTTTTATATCCTGCCTGTGAGTTTTGTGGAGATGTTTATGTGGTTGATATATCTATAGACCACCAGTATTTAAAGGAAATCCATAGATATCTGCTTGAACCTGTAGAGCTTGTTTTACCTGAAAGAAAGAAAAACAGTCATAAGTATACCTATGGTCATCTGCTTGTGATTGGCGGTTCAAAAGGTAAAACAGGTGCACCTATTATGGCTGCAAAATCTGCAACTGCAGCTGGTTCAGGACTTGTTTCTGTAGTAATTCCTGAGGAGCTTGACAGTATATTTGAAACAGCCTTAATAGAAGAGATGAGTATCCCTGTTGACAGCAAAGATGGAACATTCGGAAAAAAAGCTGCTGACCAGATTAAGCAAATCATTAAAAACGGCAAATTTACATCTATAGCTATTGGTATGGGAATGTCTATAAATCAGTATACAATGCAGGTTGTGGAAAGAATTTTAAAAGAAAAAATGCCTGTTGTTATTGATGCTGACGGACTAAATAATCTTGCAATAATAGATGGATTTAAAAAACTTCTGCAAAAAAGAAAATACCCAACGGTGCTAACACCACATATTGGTGAAATGTCCAGATTAACAGGGATTTCAACAAAGGAAATACTGGACAATATGGAAGATGTAGTTAGAGAGTTTTCCACAGAAACCAAAACGTATGTAGTTCTTAAAGGCTCACGGACAGTAATCTCAACCCCAGAAGGTAAAGTTTATTACTCAATCCGTGGAAATGAGGGAATGGCAACAGCAGGCACAGGAGATGTCCTTGCAGGAATTCTGGGAACAATGGTTTATAGGCTTGGAGCAGAAGAAGGAACAAAAACAGGGGTTTATCTCCATGGACTTTCAGGAGATATAGCCTCTCAATACATCAATAAAGAAAGTATGAAAGCTACAGACCTTATCAAATTTATCCCAGACGCTTTAGACCTGCTTCAAAACTATCAGGAAAAATATACTTTCTACAAACATATAGACCCTCTCAAAGAAATCCTTTAG
- a CDS encoding HEPN domain-containing protein: MREELFKTGEKELNEAHELLEIDFCDDGLVFFHLQNATRALLKALGLSYGLEIEKVGSIRNLIELIEQKTTVKFPDWIEQIIELEEMAMSDGCSVSICYDYDMYGDIIEAVEALYEFVKEHIQE; this comes from the coding sequence ATGAGGGAGGAGCTTTTTAAAACAGGAGAAAAGGAATTAAATGAAGCCCACGAACTCTTGGAAATTGATTTTTGTGATGATGGACTTGTTTTTTTTCATCTTCAAAATGCCACAAGAGCACTACTAAAAGCACTTGGCCTAAGCTATGGTCTTGAGATTGAAAAGGTAGGTTCAATCAGAAATCTGATTGAGTTAATAGAACAAAAAACTACCGTAAAATTTCCAGACTGGATAGAGCAAATCATAGAGCTGGAAGAAATGGCAATGTCAGATGGTTGTAGTGTTTCTATATGTTATGATTATGATATGTATGGAGATATTATTGAAGCAGTGGAAGCTCTCTATGAATTTGTGAAGGAGCATATTCAGGAATGA